AGGGCTGTGGGAACGGTGATCCAGAAAATGCATTTGAAAAAGCACTATCCCAAACATCATTAACCCGACGAAGAAAGCTCTGCAGACGGAGTTCCACCAGACACTGTCTGGCCACAGATACTGGAACGATAAACCCTCTATGGAAGCCTGAAAAAATGCAAATGCAATTACATAACATACATACCAAAGATAGGCCTGATTGCGAACCGCGAAGAATATAATCAAGTTATAGGCGGCCATTACCATCAATACCCCAAAGTACATTCCATACCAGGCATGCCGGCCTATCTCAGCCTTGTAATAGGCCTCGGGTTTCCAAATCTTAAGCGGAAATTGCATAGCGCTGTCAGTTTTTATACTAAAAAAGTATGTAATTTCCTGATTTGGTGTCAACTTCAAGGGGATAATAAAGGTTCGTTTATCCATAAGGCGACTCCCGAAGGGCTTCAGGTCCCCCAATGATAAAACATGAGAGGTAGCAGCCAGACTCGATTTGTAGACCTCTACACTGTCGAGCAGCGGATAGGTAATTTCGAGCATAACAGGCAGTTCAGAGTGGGTATGGTTGGTTATTGCAACACGGAAGACATAACAATCAGAAGTCAAACCAAAGCTATTAGAATGCCCTTCCATCGTCAACCATTCTGAATCGTCTATTGCAGAATGGGAAGTGCAATCTGGTGGTAAAGTTATATAGTGAACTTCATAGGAGAGCTGCGCAGCACTATAGTTTTCCACAGCGCTAGCTACACTCCACGGCGAGAACAATAATACTATGACAAACATTCTAGATAAGCGGGCTAGAAGTATTGCCAATGAGCAAACGTTAGGAACGACTCGAGTCTTCAGTCACATCAACTCTCTTTGAATTAGATATTATCTTAGTGTAGGCCAGATTCTTTATCGTATCACGCCGATAAAAGTGAGCTGCCAATGAACCAAGCTATTAAATTAGTATAGACCGCAACCATCCGCACGCACAGGCCCAGCAGATTCATAGCCGTAAAAGCCACCCCTCGCTTATCTTTAAGAAACCTGTTAGGGTCGACGGGCGTGTTACCACCTGCATTATGAGCCTTGTGAATCGGCTTATATGGCACTCATCCACACTCGGCGATGAATACCACCCTAAGGAACGAGTACTGAGATGAATGTAGATACCCACAGTTACCTGGCAGGGAGCGACTTCATTGACATCCAGGCCTTTGCCCGAAATCGCGCCGACCAGCTCTACTATGCCGTACGCGATGACATTCGCTATGATCCCTACAAGATCCCGCTTGACCCTACACTCTTCGCGCCAGAGCAACCCTAGTCGGCGGGTAGTGGCTATTGCGTGCCCAAGGCCTGCCCCCTAGCCCGAATATTTCACCAAATCAAGCAAGGACATCAGGATCTCAAGTTGTTGGCTAACATTGCCTAAGTTTTTTAGATTGAGCGTATATCATACCGATTTATAAATTTTGGGCGTACTTCCCCTTACCCCATTCATTATTCCGTGCCGGGCCAGCACCCTTTCTTCTATCCACTATTTAAATTGGCCAGCGCTTTCTCAAATTGATCCCTATGCGGATAACGACTCTGCAACATAAAGTTAATTCGTCGAGTGTTCTGCACTACAACGGCTGCAACTTTGAATAACTTAGTTCGGACGGTGTTAACCTGAGCACTACCCAATTCCGTTCCATGCAGTGCCAAACGACGCAGCCTGTAAACCAATGTATAGGCCATAACAGAGAGTAAGAGCCTGAATTGGTTAGGCCACCAGTGGTGACAGGACGTTCGATCAG
The sequence above is drawn from the Ketobacter sp. MCCC 1A13808 genome and encodes:
- a CDS encoding 7TM diverse intracellular signaling domain-containing protein, translating into MENYSAAQLSYEVHYITLPPDCTSHSAIDDSEWLTMEGHSNSFGLTSDCYVFRVAITNHTHSELPVMLEITYPLLDSVEVYKSSLAATSHVLSLGDLKPFGSRLMDKRTFIIPLKLTPNQEITYFFSIKTDSAMQFPLKIWKPEAYYKAEIGRHAWYGMYFGVLMVMAAYNLIIFFAVRNQAYLWYVCYVIAFAFFQASIEGLSFQYLWPDSVWWNSVCRAFFVGLMMFGIVLFQMHFLDHRSHSPRLYKLCNWAVYASILLMVTTFFIPYAVSIHVAAVLVCLLVCYVCILALISGYWAWFKGFAQARYFCLAWTVLLLAGLITVMNYVGLLPRSSFTAYSTQVGSIIGVLWKNRQI